The Clarias gariepinus isolate MV-2021 ecotype Netherlands chromosome 4, CGAR_prim_01v2, whole genome shotgun sequence genome window below encodes:
- the dnali1 gene encoding axonemal dynein light intermediate polypeptide 1, with the protein MIPSTESLLKYDTPVLVTKNTERKSPKGRPLIVSSQQPAMSGPVPPPPKPKSPSSDAIKQQTEEILNAILPPREWMENNQLWVQHVSSKPCTRTDVIHLQEELDLKLQQRQARDTGICPVRRELYTQCFDELIRQVTINCAERGLLLLRVRDEIRMTIAAYQTLYESSVAFGLRKALQAEQGKSDMEKKIADLENDKRELERKVNEQKSKCEATERQENERRQVEEKKHNEEIQFLKRTNQQLKAQLDAIIAPNKK; encoded by the exons ATGATTCCTTCTACTGAGTCTCTGCTTAAGTATGACACCCCGGTGCTGGTGACCAAAAACACCGAGAGGAAGTCACCAAAG GGTCGGCCTCTGATTGTGAGCTCCCAGCAGCCTGCCATGTCTGGTCCAGTCCCCCCTCCACCCAAACCCAAAAGTCCTTCATCTGATGCTATTAAACAGCAAACTGAGGAGATTCTTAATGCCATCCTTCCACCAAG GGAATGGATGGAGAACAATCAGCTGTGGGTACAGCATGTGTCCAGCAAACCATGCACTCGGACAGACGTCATTCATCTCCAGGAGGAATTGGATCTCAAACTGCAGCAGAGACAGGCTAGAGATACGGGCATCTGCCCTGTCCGCAGAGAGCTCTACACACAGTGCTTTG ATGAGCTAATCAGACAAGTTACCATCAACTGTGCTGAGAGAGGACTGCTGCTTTTACGAGTGAGAGATGAGATTCGTATGACTATCGCTGCCTACCAGACCCTATACGAGAGCAGTGTGGCGTTCGGCCTGAGGAAGGCTCTGCAGGCTGAGCAAGGAAAGTCAGACATGGAGAAGAAG ATTGCAGACTTAGAGAATGATAAGAGGGAACTGGAAAGAAAGGTTAATGAGCAGAAGTCTAAATGTGAAGCAACTGAAAGACAAGAAAATGAACGGCGTCAGGTCGAAGAGAAGAAGCACAACGAGGAGATCCAGTTTCTCAAGCGCACCAACCAGCAACTGAAG GCCCAGTTGGATGCAATCATTGccccaaacaaaaaataa
- the gnl2 gene encoding nucleolar GTP-binding protein 2 — protein MTKPKFKGKSSINPSNSSSNPDRVKGTGGNNMRDRATIKRLNMYRQKQRCNNRGKVIKPLQFQSTVAPGTVARVEPNIKWFANTRVIKQSSLQKFQEEMDAVKKDPYRVVMRQSKLPMSLLHDRNKAHNSKVHILDTETFETTFGPKAQRKRPNLAVGELKELAEQAEASAQGYIAEKDRDLVTEDSGVRDEVREEIFKKGQSKRIWGELYKVIDSSDVIIQVLDARDPVGTRSQNIETYLKKEKPWKHLIFVLNKCDLVPTWVTKRWVAVLSQEYPTLAFHASLTNSFGKGSLIQLLRQFGKLHTDKKQISVGFIGYPNVGKSSVINTLRSKKVCNVAPIAGETKVWQYITLMRRIFLIDCPGVVYPSEDSESDIVLKGVVQVEKIRNPEDHIGAVLERAKAEYIQKTYHIPSWSSAEDFLEKLAFRTGKLLKGGEPDMPTVSKMVLNDWQRGRIPFFVKPPGPDTDDEATAQLPMEVSASDAVYEDNPEQQHTKIAEAAEFGAPLQQRPEHEHVQRIVAGVKQNFGKINVAPEFSEEDLVPVEMPDLTDSFGSDEEEEEASEEEEEEEEDMEENVNAEEEHGEAEEKNNLHVAGHSDRAPAKSTREVNKELDEKIAKLKHFLDSAKSKRFSTIRIPKGLSEKVFVSGETRTEQKNIKKTQMKAGVSRKREAFDNEEPMKQNKLTSKQKRRIERAQKVKKVGVRYYDTHNVKNKNKNRSTRSEGKKGKRAKER, from the exons tAACAATCGGGGTAAGGTCATTAAGCCTTTGCAGTTTCAGTCTACTGTTGCACCTGGGACTGTGGCTAGAGTTGAGCCCAACATCAAGTGGTTTG CCAATACACGGGTCATCAAGCAGTCATCACTACAGAAGTTTCAGGAGGAGATGGATGCAGTAAAGAAAGATCCATACAGAGTGGTGATGAGGCAAAGCAAGCTTCCCATGTCTCTGCTGCATGACCGAAACAAAGCACAT AACTCCAAGGTACACATTTTGGACACAGAAACTTTTGAGACCACATTTGGACCTAAGGCTCAAAGGAAGAGGCCTAATCTGGCGGTGGGGGAACTGAAAGAGCTAGCAGAACAGGCTGAAGCTTCTGCTCAGGGTTACATTGCAGAAAAGGACCGCGACCTTGTGACTGAAGACAGTGGGGTCAG AGATGAAGTTCGTGAGGAAATCTTTAAAAAGGGCCAGTCAAAAAGAATCTGGGGAGAACTTTATAAG GTGATCGACTCTTCAGATGTCATCATCCAGGTGCTGGACGCTCGGGACCCTGTGGGCACACGATCCCAGAACATTGAGACCtacctgaaaaaggaaaaaccctGGAAACACCTTATCTTTGTGCTTAACAAATGTGACCTTGTTCCTACATGGGTGACA AAACGCTGGGTTGCGGTGCTGTCTCAAGAATACCCTACATTGGCTTTTCATGCCAGCCTTACCAACTCCTTTGGGAAAGGGTCTCTTATTCAGCTTCTCCGTCAGTTTGGCAAG CTCCACACAGACAAGAAGCAGATCAGTGTGGGATTCATTGGCTATCCCAATGTAGGGAAGAGCTCCGTCATCAACACACTCCGTTCCAAAAAGGTCTGCAATGTGGCGCCTATCGCTGGTGAGACCAAG GTATGGCAGTACATCACACTCATGAGACGCATATTCCTGATTGACTGCCCTGGAGTTGTGTACCCCTCTGAGGACAGCGAGAGTGACATTGTGCTGAAAGGAGTG GTCCAGGTGGAGAAGATCCGTAACCCAGAGGATCACATTGGCGCCGTTTTGGAGAGAGCAAAAGCCGAATACATTCAAAAAACCTACCACATCCCATCCTGGAGCTCTGCTGAGGATTTCTTGGAAAAACTGGCTTTTCGCACGGGAAAACTGCTCAAG GGAGGAGAACCTGATATGCCCACTGTCTCCAAAATGGTATTAAATGACTGGCAAAGGGGACGAATCCCCTTTTTTGTCAAACCTCCTGGACCAGACACAGATGATGAG GCTACAGCACAGCTGCCAATGGAGGTGAGTGCATCAGATGCAGTTTATGAAGACAACCCAGAGCAGCAGCATACCAAGATAGCTGAAGCCGCGGAGTTTGGTGCACCGCTGCAGCAGAGACCGGAGCACGAACATGTGCAAAGGATCGTTGCTGGTGTCAAGCAGAACTTTGGAAAGATTAATGTAGCCCCTGAGTTCAGCGAGGAAGATCTTGTTCCAGTGGAGATGCCTGATCTGACAGACTCTTTTGGATCagatgaggaagaagaagaggcaagtgaggaggaggaggaagaagaggaagatatggaggaaaatgtaaatgcagaagAGGAGCATGGAGAagcagaggaaaaaaacaatttgcaTGTTGCTGGCCATTCTGATAGAGCACCGGCCAAGAGTACACGCGAGGTGAACAAAGAGTTGGATGAGAAGATAGCCAAATTGAAACATTTCCTGGACAGTGCCAAGTCCAAACGTTTCTCCACTATTAG AATTCCTAAAGGCCTTTCAGAGaaggtttttgtttcaggtGAAACAAGAACAGAACAGAAGAACATAAAGAAGACACAGATGAAAG CTGGGGTCAGCAGGAAAAGAGAGGCTTTCGACAACGAGGAGCCAATGAAGCAGAATAAGCTCACATCTAAACAG AAAAGAAGGATCGAGCGTGCACAGAAGGTAAAGAAGGTTGGAGTCCGTTATTACGACACGCACAATgttaagaacaaaaataagaacaGAAGCACACGCTCTGAAGGCAAAAAGGGCAAAAGAGCTAAAGAGCGATAA